A single genomic interval of Nitrospira sp. harbors:
- a CDS encoding DUF2130 domain-containing protein: MAEPTIICPSCKTEIKLTESLAAPLIESTRHEYETRLAQKDADVAKRDTALREREEALSKAQHTLDAQVEAKLHVERAKITAEEAKKAKLALQNDLDQKAQEVMDLQEVIKQREAKLADAQKAQADLLRKQRELDDAKRELELTVEKRVQEGLAATREQAKKEAEDGLKLKVLEKEQTITSMQRQIEELKRKAEQGSQQLQGEVQELELEALLREKFPWDTIDPVPKGEHGGDALQRVVGSHGQPCGTIIWESKRTKNWSDGWLVKLREDQRTAKAEMAVIVSQSLPKDVETFGLVDHVWVTHTKTVFPLALALRQTLIEVASSRQASEGQQTKTEMIYQYLTGPRFRHRVEAIVEAFSTMKEDLDKEKKAITKQWAKREEQIDRVMQATAGMYGDLQGIAGKTIQEIEGLELPALGPPTS; the protein is encoded by the coding sequence ATGGCTGAACCAACGATCATCTGCCCCAGTTGTAAGACTGAAATCAAACTCACGGAATCCCTTGCGGCACCGCTCATTGAATCGACACGTCATGAGTATGAAACGCGGTTGGCCCAGAAAGATGCCGATGTGGCCAAGCGCGATACGGCTTTGCGGGAGCGGGAAGAAGCCCTCTCCAAGGCGCAGCACACGCTCGATGCCCAGGTCGAAGCAAAACTTCATGTCGAGCGCGCCAAGATTACGGCCGAGGAAGCCAAAAAAGCCAAGCTCGCCTTACAGAATGATCTCGATCAAAAAGCACAAGAAGTCATGGATCTTCAGGAAGTCATTAAGCAGCGGGAAGCTAAATTGGCCGACGCGCAGAAAGCACAAGCGGATCTCTTGCGTAAGCAGCGCGAGTTGGACGATGCCAAGCGTGAACTCGAATTGACCGTTGAAAAACGGGTGCAAGAGGGATTGGCGGCGACCAGGGAACAAGCCAAGAAAGAAGCGGAAGACGGGCTCAAGCTCAAAGTCCTTGAGAAAGAGCAAACCATCACCTCGATGCAGAGGCAGATCGAAGAGTTGAAGCGAAAGGCCGAACAAGGGTCACAGCAGCTTCAGGGGGAAGTCCAGGAATTGGAATTAGAGGCATTGTTACGGGAGAAGTTTCCGTGGGACACGATTGATCCCGTTCCCAAAGGCGAACACGGCGGGGATGCGCTGCAGCGTGTTGTGGGCTCTCATGGGCAGCCCTGCGGGACAATCATTTGGGAGTCGAAGCGGACCAAGAACTGGAGCGACGGATGGCTGGTCAAGCTCCGTGAAGATCAGCGGACTGCCAAGGCTGAGATGGCGGTCATCGTGAGTCAGTCGCTTCCTAAAGACGTTGAGACATTCGGTCTGGTCGATCACGTGTGGGTGACTCACACGAAGACCGTGTTCCCATTGGCACTCGCACTCCGCCAGACCCTTATCGAAGTCGCCTCATCACGACAAGCGTCCGAGGGCCAACAAACCAAAACAGAAATGATCTACCAATATTTGACCGGGCCCCGCTTTCGGCATCGAGTCGAAGCCATCGTCGAAGCGTTCTCGACGATGAAGGAAGACCTTGATAAAGAGAAGAAGGCGATCACCAAACAATGGGCCAAGCGGGAGGAACAGATCGACCGGGTGATGCAGGCGACGGCGGGGATGTATGGAGACCTTCAGGGAATCGCCGGAAAAACCATTCAAGAGATCGAGGGACTGGAGCTTCCCGCACTCGGTCCTCCCACCTCCTAA
- a CDS encoding type IV pilus twitching motility protein PilT — protein MPKIDELFRMMLEHKASDLHLIAGQVPGFRINGELERLPGTVMLENQALHEMLYEIAPSSKKEVFEATGDVDFGYEIAGVARFRSNFFNHKHGIGAVFRKIPTTIVSAEELGLPPVLTRAAMLRKGLVLVTGPTGSGKSTTLAAMVDYANRNRKDHILTIEDPIEFVHQSKSCIVNHREIGLHTVTFGSALRGALREDPDIILVGEMRDLETIALAVEAAATGHLVFGTLHTENAAKTVDRIIEVFPSSEQPQIRNTLSTALRVIVAQNLFKRIDQKGRCAALEILVCTPAVSNLIRDAKTFQIASAMQTGKNVGMQTLDDAIQDLLTKKWISPEEAYEKAIDKNRFAKLLKTPPDALQ, from the coding sequence ATGCCAAAAATCGATGAATTGTTCCGTATGATGCTTGAACACAAGGCTTCGGATCTTCATCTGATTGCCGGCCAAGTTCCAGGCTTTCGGATCAACGGTGAATTGGAACGTCTGCCGGGAACCGTCATGCTCGAGAACCAGGCCCTTCATGAGATGCTCTACGAGATCGCGCCGAGTTCCAAGAAGGAAGTCTTTGAAGCGACCGGTGACGTGGACTTTGGCTATGAAATTGCCGGCGTTGCCCGGTTCCGATCAAACTTTTTCAACCACAAGCACGGCATTGGCGCAGTGTTTCGGAAGATTCCCACCACCATCGTCTCTGCCGAAGAGCTGGGCCTCCCCCCCGTACTGACACGCGCGGCCATGCTACGGAAAGGGCTGGTGCTCGTGACGGGGCCGACCGGGAGCGGTAAATCCACCACCTTGGCGGCGATGGTCGACTATGCCAACCGCAATCGGAAAGATCATATTCTGACCATCGAAGATCCGATCGAGTTCGTCCATCAAAGCAAGAGCTGCATCGTCAACCACCGAGAAATCGGCCTCCACACCGTCACCTTCGGCTCAGCTCTGCGGGGCGCCCTCCGAGAAGATCCGGATATTATCCTCGTCGGCGAGATGCGAGATCTCGAGACCATTGCGCTGGCGGTGGAAGCAGCGGCAACCGGGCATTTGGTGTTCGGCACGCTGCACACGGAAAATGCCGCGAAGACGGTCGACCGCATCATCGAAGTCTTCCCGTCCTCGGAGCAACCGCAGATTCGCAACACGCTCTCTACGGCGCTGCGCGTCATCGTCGCGCAGAACCTCTTTAAGCGAATTGATCAGAAGGGACGGTGTGCAGCGCTGGAGATCTTGGTCTGCACCCCGGCCGTCAGTAATCTCATCCGGGACGCCAAAACGTTTCAGATCGCCTCAGCCATGCAGACCGGGAAGAACGTCGGCATGCAGACCTTGGATGATGCAATTCAGGATCTGCTCACCAAGAAATGGATCTCGCCGGAAGAGGCCTACGAGAAGGCCATCGACAAGAACCGCTTCGCCAAGCTCCTCAAAACCCCGCCGGATGCGCTGCAATAG
- a CDS encoding mechanosensitive ion channel family protein encodes MDRIFDLLEPFGTFTKIPLYSIGDTTITLGTMLYLTVLVVSLFYITGKLKTWIVEGLLVRSQVDLGVRHAVGNIVRMVFLALGLIIILQTAGINLSSLTVLFGALGIGVGFGLQGVTNNFVSGIILLLERPIKVGDRIEVGNVNGDVINISPRATTIVTNDNIAIIVPNADFISSKVVNWSYTNRNVRFNFPVGVSYGSDPEQVRSVLLEVARAHPGVLKEPGPSVLFDSFGDSALNFVLRVWTRDFSTVPGVLRSELYFAISRAFKEQGIEIPFPQRDLHIKSGTLNVRQMSSG; translated from the coding sequence ATGGATCGGATCTTTGACCTCTTAGAACCGTTCGGGACGTTCACGAAAATTCCTCTGTATTCGATCGGAGACACGACGATCACGCTGGGCACGATGCTGTATCTGACGGTATTGGTCGTCTCGCTCTTCTATATCACCGGTAAACTGAAAACCTGGATCGTCGAAGGACTGCTCGTGCGCAGCCAGGTCGACCTGGGTGTCAGGCACGCGGTCGGCAACATCGTGCGCATGGTCTTCCTGGCCTTAGGTCTGATCATCATTCTCCAAACAGCCGGTATCAACCTGAGCTCCTTGACTGTTCTCTTCGGCGCATTAGGCATCGGCGTCGGATTCGGCCTCCAGGGTGTGACGAACAACTTCGTGAGTGGGATCATTCTCTTGCTGGAACGACCGATCAAGGTCGGAGACCGCATCGAAGTGGGCAACGTCAACGGCGATGTCATCAATATCTCGCCGCGCGCGACCACGATCGTGACGAACGACAACATCGCAATCATTGTCCCGAACGCCGATTTCATCTCCTCGAAGGTCGTCAACTGGAGCTATACGAACCGGAATGTGCGGTTTAACTTTCCGGTCGGGGTATCGTATGGCTCAGATCCCGAGCAAGTCCGCAGCGTACTGCTCGAGGTGGCGAGGGCTCACCCTGGAGTCCTGAAAGAACCGGGACCTTCCGTGCTCTTCGACTCATTCGGCGACAGTGCGTTGAACTTCGTGCTTCGCGTATGGACGAGGGACTTTTCGACGGTGCCCGGCGTGTTGCGGAGTGAATTGTATTTCGCGATCAGCCGGGCATTCAAAGAGCAGGGCATCGAGATCCCCTTTCCGCAGCGGGATCTCCACATCAAGAGCGGAACACTCAACGTGCGGCAGATGTCATCCGGCTAA
- the thiD gene encoding bifunctional hydroxymethylpyrimidine kinase/phosphomethylpyrimidine kinase has translation MPTTLKQVLTVAGSDSGGGAGIQADLKAMSANGVFAMSVITAVTAQNTEEVTDVFELPAAIIASQLDAVFDDFDVAAVKTGMLSSSAIVEVVVRILTPQKVANLVVDPVMISKSGHPLLQPEAVQAVKTKLLPLALIVTPNVHEAQQLSGIEIRSLADARRAAKVIHQFGCAHVLIKGGHLLEERATDLLYDGRFFNVLKGEFIETRHTHGTGCTFASALAAHLARGRSVLDSAQAAKSYVTEAIRHGLAIGHGQGPTDHFYFLER, from the coding sequence ATGCCGACTACGCTGAAGCAAGTACTCACCGTTGCCGGATCGGACTCCGGCGGAGGCGCAGGAATTCAGGCCGATCTCAAGGCGATGTCCGCGAACGGTGTCTTTGCCATGTCTGTGATCACAGCCGTCACGGCTCAAAATACCGAGGAAGTGACAGATGTGTTCGAACTGCCTGCTGCGATCATTGCGTCGCAACTCGACGCCGTCTTCGACGATTTCGACGTGGCTGCCGTCAAGACCGGCATGTTGTCGTCTTCCGCCATCGTCGAGGTCGTCGTACGCATACTGACTCCTCAGAAAGTCGCCAACCTCGTCGTGGATCCGGTCATGATCTCCAAGAGCGGCCATCCCCTGTTGCAACCGGAGGCTGTCCAAGCCGTCAAAACGAAGCTGCTTCCACTTGCCTTGATCGTGACGCCCAATGTGCATGAGGCCCAGCAACTGTCAGGAATTGAGATACGATCATTAGCCGATGCACGACGAGCAGCGAAGGTGATTCACCAATTCGGATGTGCGCACGTCCTGATCAAAGGTGGTCATCTCCTCGAGGAACGGGCGACCGACTTGCTGTACGACGGACGGTTCTTCAACGTGTTGAAGGGGGAGTTCATTGAGACACGCCACACCCACGGCACCGGTTGCACCTTCGCCTCTGCCCTGGCGGCGCATCTGGCTCGCGGGCGTTCCGTCTTGGATTCCGCGCAGGCAGCAAAATCATATGTCACGGAAGCGATTCGACATGGCCTCGCCATCGGCCACGGACAGGGTCCCACCGATCATTTTTATTTCTTGGAGCGCTAG
- a CDS encoding class I SAM-dependent methyltransferase, with translation MERKLEPELMDDPKQVEAYGKADFEEENQGFVERFREYFPEFAQGMVLDLGCGPGDIPIRFAKLYPDCRVIGIDASAPMIQLGEQAVQQAGLTDRITLRCERFEEIAGARIVDAAISNSLLHHLPNPLQLWQKLRQLVKPGAPVLVMDLLRPDSPEAAQAIVDQYASNEPDILRRDFYNSLLAAFTEDEIGTQLARMNLTRLLIDIPDDRHWVVGGIIY, from the coding sequence ATGGAACGCAAACTTGAACCAGAACTCATGGACGATCCTAAGCAGGTTGAAGCCTATGGCAAAGCTGATTTCGAAGAAGAAAATCAGGGATTCGTTGAACGGTTTCGGGAATACTTCCCGGAGTTTGCACAGGGGATGGTTCTGGATCTTGGGTGTGGTCCGGGTGATATCCCCATCCGGTTCGCCAAGCTGTATCCCGATTGCCGAGTCATCGGGATCGACGCTTCTGCGCCGATGATTCAGCTCGGAGAACAGGCGGTGCAGCAGGCCGGTTTGACGGATCGCATTACGCTGCGCTGCGAACGGTTTGAAGAGATTGCCGGTGCCAGAATCGTCGATGCCGCGATCTCGAACAGCCTGCTTCATCATCTGCCGAATCCGTTGCAGCTCTGGCAGAAGCTTCGCCAGCTTGTGAAGCCCGGGGCACCGGTGTTGGTGATGGACCTGCTCCGGCCAGACTCGCCGGAAGCGGCACAGGCCATCGTCGATCAATATGCCTCCAATGAACCGGACATTCTGCGCCGGGATTTTTACAATTCCTTGCTCGCAGCTTTTACTGAAGATGAAATCGGTACGCAGCTAGCTCGCATGAATCTCACCAGGTTGTTGATCGACATCCCCGATGACCGGCATTGGGTGGTTGGGGGAATCATTTATTGA
- a CDS encoding ammonium transporter yields the protein MRNSFWLKVLSAASLCLLCVTSWAGAEEPAGAVNEARLVAQYNYSIHILAMLVVGFGFLMVFVRRYGFGATTGTYLVVATGLPLYMVLRANGVVGHEIKAHSVETLMLAEFSVATALIAMGAVLGRLRVFQYALLTLLLVPLYALNEYVVLDNGLGLTKGFQDSAGSIVIHAFGAYFGLAASLVLTTAQQRSQPIESDPTSDRFAMLGSMVLWLFWPSFATAIVPFEEMPQTIVNTILALSGATLATYFLSTYFHHGKTSMVDMANAALAGGVSIGSTCNLVSPVGAFSIGLLAGALSVIGFVFILPVLESKIKLIDTCGVHNLHGMPGLLGGLCAIVVVPGIAGVQLTGIALTLVIAVVGGVIAGAVIRATGTTEQAYEDCHEFSHVPGPESERRVEEMALGAKADIEVLQKELLARAASKMRSGKEEASPTA from the coding sequence ATGCGGAACAGCTTCTGGTTGAAGGTGCTCAGCGCAGCAAGTCTCTGTCTTCTGTGTGTCACAAGTTGGGCCGGTGCCGAAGAACCGGCGGGTGCCGTGAATGAAGCGCGCCTGGTTGCGCAATACAACTACTCGATTCACATCCTGGCCATGTTGGTGGTGGGGTTCGGATTTCTCATGGTGTTCGTCAGGCGGTACGGCTTCGGCGCGACGACCGGCACCTATCTCGTGGTCGCAACCGGATTACCGCTGTATATGGTGCTCCGCGCGAACGGAGTGGTGGGACATGAGATCAAGGCCCATTCGGTTGAAACACTGATGTTGGCTGAATTCTCCGTCGCGACGGCGTTGATTGCGATGGGAGCGGTGCTCGGCCGTTTACGCGTGTTTCAATACGCCTTACTCACCCTGTTGCTCGTGCCGCTCTACGCACTCAATGAATATGTCGTGCTGGACAACGGCTTGGGGCTCACGAAAGGGTTTCAAGATTCAGCCGGCTCGATCGTGATTCACGCCTTCGGTGCGTATTTTGGCTTGGCCGCGTCTCTGGTCCTGACGACCGCGCAGCAACGTAGTCAGCCGATCGAATCCGATCCGACCTCCGATCGATTCGCCATGCTCGGATCGATGGTGCTCTGGTTGTTCTGGCCAAGCTTCGCGACGGCGATCGTGCCGTTTGAGGAAATGCCGCAGACGATCGTGAACACTATTCTGGCCTTGAGCGGGGCGACGCTCGCCACCTACTTCCTCAGCACGTATTTTCATCATGGCAAGACGTCGATGGTGGATATGGCGAACGCTGCATTGGCCGGCGGGGTCTCGATCGGCTCGACCTGTAACCTGGTGAGTCCGGTCGGGGCTTTCTCGATCGGGTTGCTCGCCGGTGCCTTGTCCGTCATCGGGTTTGTGTTTATCCTTCCCGTGCTTGAATCCAAGATCAAGCTGATCGATACCTGTGGCGTCCACAACCTGCATGGAATGCCGGGCTTGCTCGGGGGACTCTGTGCCATCGTTGTCGTACCCGGCATTGCCGGCGTGCAGCTGACCGGTATTGCCTTGACGCTCGTCATTGCGGTGGTCGGTGGAGTGATCGCTGGTGCGGTGATCAGGGCGACCGGTACGACCGAACAGGCCTATGAAGACTGCCATGAGTTTTCCCACGTGCCGGGTCCGGAGAGTGAACGGAGGGTTGAAGAGATGGCGTTGGGCGCCAAAGCCGATATCGAAGTGTTACAGAAAGAACTGCTGGCTCGGGCTGCGTCAAAAATGCGATCGGGGAAGGAAGAGGCAAGCCCGACTGCGTAA
- a CDS encoding 50S ribosomal protein L11 methyltransferase: MPDQWIDVCIQEKLDAGELLSRLNDAAVQGAWEDHGVIHLYWPEAQWSEARLVSLRLALADLAPSLGEVPVSVNQVPSQDWNEVWARSVQPLWIGKLVVRPSWEWVTLDANDIEIVLDPKQAFGTGHHATTRMVLMWLQQDIRGGERVLDVGAGSAILAMAAVKLGAASAVGVEIDPVAVDCAREYVAQNGLNDQIDILCGTLADLPLERQPVADLVLANLDRQTVLNLADDLAGLVMQGAKLVVSGILVEQQVEIIDHLSGLGLVCTERCEEEGWVAMKFLKPDPCDGEG, encoded by the coding sequence ATGCCGGACCAGTGGATCGATGTCTGTATCCAGGAAAAGCTGGATGCAGGGGAGTTATTGAGTCGGTTGAATGATGCGGCAGTGCAAGGCGCATGGGAAGATCATGGCGTGATCCATCTGTATTGGCCGGAGGCTCAGTGGAGCGAGGCACGGCTTGTCTCATTGCGGCTGGCCCTCGCCGACCTGGCGCCGTCGCTTGGGGAGGTTCCTGTGTCGGTGAACCAGGTTCCCTCCCAGGATTGGAACGAAGTCTGGGCTCGTTCCGTGCAGCCCCTCTGGATCGGAAAACTGGTCGTTCGACCCAGTTGGGAGTGGGTCACGCTGGACGCGAACGACATCGAGATCGTGCTGGATCCGAAACAAGCCTTCGGCACCGGTCATCATGCGACGACGCGCATGGTGCTCATGTGGTTGCAGCAAGACATCCGCGGTGGAGAAAGGGTGCTGGATGTCGGTGCCGGTAGCGCCATCTTGGCCATGGCTGCGGTAAAGCTTGGTGCGGCGTCCGCTGTCGGTGTTGAGATTGATCCTGTCGCGGTCGATTGTGCGAGAGAGTATGTCGCCCAGAATGGATTGAACGATCAGATCGACATCCTGTGCGGGACGTTGGCTGATTTGCCACTGGAAAGGCAACCAGTCGCCGATCTCGTGTTGGCTAATCTCGATCGACAGACGGTCTTGAATCTTGCCGACGACTTGGCCGGGTTGGTGATGCAGGGGGCGAAACTCGTGGTCTCCGGCATTCTCGTTGAACAGCAGGTTGAAATCATCGATCACTTGTCCGGTCTTGGCCTGGTGTGCACGGAGCGGTGTGAGGAAGAGGGGTGGGTAGCCATGAAATTTTTGAAGCCAGACCCGTGTGACGGAGAGGGCTAA
- a CDS encoding antitoxin: MREQYDFSKMKGVRNPYRKLLKKPITIRLDGTTISYFKGLADELGMPYQHLINLYLRDCALNQKKLELKWAS, translated from the coding sequence ATGAGAGAACAATATGACTTTTCGAAGATGAAGGGTGTTCGGAATCCCTACCGGAAATTGCTCAAGAAGCCCATCACGATTAGATTGGACGGCACAACAATATCTTATTTTAAAGGACTGGCCGATGAGCTTGGCATGCCGTATCAGCATCTTATCAATCTGTACCTGAGGGATTGTGCCCTCAACCAGAAAAAGCTGGAGCTCAAGTGGGCATCCTGA
- a CDS encoding MOSC domain-containing protein, whose translation MPSRPPYPHVHQINVSDGGVPKLPVWEATLSKEGLAGDRQRNLKFHGGSDRAVCLYSLELIERLQDEGHSIEAGSSGENLTLSGLEWDLVKPGIRLTVGPDVELEVTSYTTPCSHNGRWFRDEDFSRIAQKLNPGWSRVYAKVLHGGVVRPGDVVEIESE comes from the coding sequence ATGCCGAGCAGGCCGCCCTATCCCCATGTGCATCAGATCAACGTATCCGACGGGGGAGTTCCGAAACTCCCCGTCTGGGAAGCCACGCTCAGTAAAGAGGGGCTGGCTGGCGATCGGCAGCGCAACCTCAAGTTCCACGGTGGATCGGATCGTGCCGTCTGTTTGTATTCGCTCGAGCTCATTGAACGACTTCAAGATGAAGGCCACTCGATCGAAGCCGGGTCATCCGGGGAGAATCTGACTTTGTCGGGATTGGAGTGGGATTTGGTGAAACCCGGCATTCGATTGACGGTTGGACCTGATGTCGAACTTGAGGTCACCAGCTATACGACTCCCTGCAGCCACAATGGCCGCTGGTTTCGTGATGAGGACTTCTCGCGCATTGCGCAGAAGCTCAATCCCGGCTGGAGTCGTGTCTATGCCAAGGTGCTGCACGGGGGTGTCGTAAGGCCGGGAGACGTGGTGGAGATAGAGAGCGAATAG
- a CDS encoding formylglycine-generating enzyme family protein: MMRILQVLIVLSVLWDPLLVPGQLERLKKFKHVGAGVTDTPMIEIPAGQFLMGLDGVQALEDERPAHRVWLDAFQIDQYEVTTAEYAEFLRTGQQPPPWQWETVALARHGDRPVIGVSWHDAEAYCRWKDKRLPTEAEWEKSARGTDGRSYPWGSQTPTNQRANFALGARFSYDGVLSPVQSHPRGRSPFGLHHMAGNVYEWVQDWYAIDSYDSSPDPSPTGPVQGQFKVVRGGSWSDLPKYLLTYGRFKLSPDTRNSYTGFRCARSITQ, translated from the coding sequence ATGATGCGGATTCTACAAGTCCTCATCGTGTTGAGCGTCCTATGGGACCCTCTACTGGTTCCAGGCCAGTTAGAGCGCCTGAAGAAATTCAAGCATGTCGGCGCGGGTGTCACCGACACACCGATGATCGAGATCCCGGCCGGACAATTCCTCATGGGGCTTGATGGGGTTCAGGCGTTGGAGGATGAGCGACCGGCACATCGCGTCTGGCTCGATGCCTTTCAGATCGATCAATATGAGGTCACGACGGCTGAGTATGCAGAGTTCCTTCGTACAGGACAGCAACCACCTCCTTGGCAATGGGAGACCGTGGCACTTGCTCGTCATGGTGATCGACCGGTCATCGGCGTGAGCTGGCATGATGCGGAGGCCTATTGCCGGTGGAAGGACAAACGACTCCCGACCGAAGCCGAATGGGAAAAATCAGCGCGCGGCACCGATGGACGGTCCTATCCCTGGGGCAGTCAGACGCCGACGAACCAACGTGCCAACTTTGCGCTTGGCGCGCGGTTTAGTTATGACGGTGTGCTTTCGCCGGTGCAATCACATCCTCGTGGCAGAAGCCCGTTTGGTCTCCATCATATGGCGGGGAATGTGTATGAATGGGTTCAGGACTGGTATGCGATCGACTCTTACGACAGCTCACCGGATCCAAGCCCAACCGGGCCGGTACAGGGTCAATTCAAAGTAGTGCGCGGCGGTTCGTGGTCGGATCTGCCGAAGTATCTCCTCACCTATGGGCGATTCAAGCTCTCTCCAGATACCCGCAACAGCTATACGGGGTTTCGCTGTGCAAGATCCATCACTCAGTAG
- a CDS encoding alpha/beta fold hydrolase has product MSLSPGLPPDHAIGFCYNPTMEERFSFLDSHSHRVAAILTKPSRETDKIAVLCHGFLSSKTSSTNNALTRMLIEQNIATFRFDFFGQAESEGPFDQITVTVAVEQAIAAIDLMQQKGFRHIGLMGSSFGGLVSILTASQRADLTCLALKCPVVDFAEELRLEFGEEGMAQWKATDTIPNIMGGPDRVKLQYAFYDDCLRQIAYDPARSITVPTVIVQGDQDEHVPLHQSRQLYEALRVKKHLELVPGADHQFTKGQDFIRMTQVIADWLTRHLTSTQR; this is encoded by the coding sequence ATGAGCCTCTCCCCTGGTCTCCCACCTGACCACGCCATCGGATTCTGTTACAATCCGACCATGGAAGAACGATTCTCATTTCTTGATTCCCACAGCCATCGAGTGGCCGCTATCTTGACCAAACCCAGCAGAGAAACGGATAAGATCGCAGTGCTGTGTCACGGTTTTCTTTCGTCAAAAACAAGCTCGACGAACAACGCCCTGACTCGAATGCTCATAGAGCAAAACATCGCTACCTTTCGCTTTGATTTCTTTGGGCAGGCGGAAAGCGAGGGGCCGTTCGATCAGATCACCGTCACCGTGGCCGTCGAACAGGCCATCGCAGCGATCGATTTGATGCAGCAGAAAGGGTTTCGGCATATCGGTTTGATGGGATCGAGTTTTGGCGGCCTGGTTTCGATACTCACTGCTTCACAACGTGCGGACCTCACGTGCCTCGCGCTCAAATGCCCGGTGGTGGATTTCGCGGAAGAGCTACGGTTGGAGTTTGGAGAGGAGGGCATGGCGCAGTGGAAGGCAACCGACACGATTCCCAATATCATGGGCGGTCCTGACCGAGTGAAACTACAGTATGCTTTTTATGACGATTGCCTGCGACAGATTGCCTACGATCCCGCTCGATCCATCACGGTGCCCACGGTGATCGTCCAAGGAGACCAGGATGAACATGTCCCGCTTCATCAAAGTCGACAGCTGTACGAAGCGTTACGAGTCAAGAAACACCTCGAGCTGGTCCCCGGCGCCGATCATCAGTTCACCAAGGGTCAGGATTTCATCCGCATGACCCAGGTCATTGCGGACTGGTTGACCCGGCACCTCACCTCCACACAGCGCTAA
- a CDS encoding BrnT family toxin has protein sequence MHELRFEWDEAKNRSNIKKHGVSFEEAQTVFLDDHAIRFYDPDHSGDEDRFLMLGISFRMRVLVVCHCYRESDRVIRIISARKATRSETRIYKR, from the coding sequence ATGCATGAGTTGCGCTTCGAATGGGATGAAGCAAAGAATCGCAGCAATATAAAAAAGCACGGCGTCTCATTCGAAGAAGCGCAGACGGTATTTCTCGATGATCATGCGATCAGATTCTACGATCCCGATCACTCCGGCGACGAAGATCGCTTTCTCATGCTGGGTATCAGCTTCAGAATGCGGGTACTGGTTGTCTGCCATTGCTACAGGGAAAGTGATCGAGTTATCCGGATCATCTCGGCACGGAAAGCCACCCGAAGTGAAACCAGAATCTATAAGAGGTGA